Proteins co-encoded in one Salvia splendens isolate huo1 chromosome 4, SspV2, whole genome shotgun sequence genomic window:
- the LOC121801450 gene encoding UDP-glycosyltransferase 86A1-like: MALANRKLPASRSRWPIGSCHVACSLARTYLMHRAAPCQWQERSGKQLIRAAGMDGACGRRCGCSDADLTSSSSLSPHLSLSLTTPPKNPTFSAECPGKHTPTTMTGNPAPRPHAIMIPYPYQGHINPFVSLAVKLASHGFTITFLNTQSVHRRISRAQTGACRADIFSGARDSGLDIRYATVCDGFPIAFDRSVNHDQFVEGLIHVFSAHVDELISNLADSDPPVTCLIADTFYVWGSDIARKFNLVYVSFWTEPALVLSLYYHLDLLRKNGHFGSQDKRKDMIDYIPGVGAMKPTDLMSYLQADDICTVVHRVIYRAFEDVKKADIIICNTVEELELSTLSALHRKQATYAIGPIVSGFSNQGVAASLWSESDCTPWLDSKPNRSVLYVSFGSHAHTTSKQEIWEIARGLLLSGVNFVWVIRPDIVDSDEANFLPPGFESGMKGRGLIVQWCSQIKVISHPAIGGFLSHCGWNSVLESIWSRVPLICFPLFTDQFTNRKLVVNDWKIGINLCDRASIMRDEVEEKIKYLMSGESSEELRNAIKEVSRTLEYAVTSDGSSEKNFRVFMEDIKANIKKKAGVAFDVQDQTIGHVWAPTAVKQTIVSLSGNLN; the protein is encoded by the exons ATGGCGTTGGCCAATAGGAAGCTGCCAGCGAGCCGGAGCCGTTGGCCAATAGGTAGCTGTCACGtagcctgctcgctggcacggacatacttgatgcatcgagcagcgccgtgccagtggcaagagcgcagcggcaaACAGCTCATCCGCGCCGCTGGCATGGACGGAGCTTGTGGTCGtcgatgtggatgctctgatgCTGATTTGACATCGTCTTCATCTCTCTCTCCACACCTTTCCCTTTCTCTCACCACACCCCCGAAAAATCCAACATTCTCCGCTGAGTGCCCGGGAAAACACACGCCCACAACAATGACGGGCAATCCGGCGCCGCGCCCTCACGCTATCATGATCCCCTACCCCTACCAAGGCCACATCAACCCCTTCGTCTCCCTCGCCGTCAAGCTCGCCTCCCATGGCTTCACCATCACCTTCCTCAACACCCAATCCGTCCACCGCCGCATTTCCCGCGCCCAGACCGGCGCCTGCCGCGCCGATATCTTCTCCGGCGCGAGAGATTCCGGCCTTGACATTCGCTACGCTACCGTCTGCGACGGCTTCCCCATCGCCTTCGACCGCTCCGTCAACCACGACCAATTCGTGGAGGGGCTGATTCACGTCTTCTCCGCCCACGTCGACGAGCTCATTTCCAATTTGGCGGACTCCGATCCTCCGGTCACCTGCTTGATCGCCGACACCTTCTACGTTTGGGGCTCCGATATCGCGCGCAAGTTCAATTTAGTCTACGTTTCCTTCTGGACCGAGCCGGCGCTCGTTTTGTCGCTCTATTATCACTTAGATCTCCTCCGGAAGAACGGCCACTTCGGCTCCCAAG ACAAACGGAAGGACATGATTGATTACATACCAGGCGTTGGAGCGATGAAGCCAACGGACCTGATGTCGTACCTCCAGGCCGACGACATATGCACGGTGGTGCATCGCGTGATTTACCGAGCTTTCGAGGATGTTAAGAAAGCGGATATAATAATCTGCAACACGGTTGAGGAGCTCGAGCTCAGCACGCTCTCAGCTCTCCACCGCAAGCAGGCTACGTACGCCATTGGCCCGATAGTCTCAGGGTTCAGCAATCAGGGCGTGGCAGCGAGCCTGTGGTCGGAATCAGACTGCACGCCATGGCTCGACAGCAAGCCCAACAGGTCTGTTCTGTACGTGTCGTTTGGGAGCCATGCTCACACCACTAGCAAGCAAGAGATTTGGGAGATAGCGCGCGGGCTCTTGCTCAGCGGTGTGAACTTCGTGTGGGTGATCCGGCCTGACATTGTGGACTCGGACGAGGCTAACTTCTTGCCTCCCGGATTTGAGAGCGGGATGAAGGGCAGAGGGCTGATTGTGCAGTGGTGCAGCCAGATTAAGGTCATTTCACATCCCGCGATTGGAGGGTTTTTGTCGCACTGTGGATGGAACTCGGTGCTGGAAAGCATATGGAGTAGGGTCCCTCTGATATGCTTCCCTTTGTTCACTGATCAGTTTACTAATCGAAAACTAGTGGTTAACGACTGGAAGATAGGGATTAACCTCTGTGATAGGGCTTCGATCATGCGGGATGAAGTTGAGGAGAAGATCAAGTATTTGATGAGCGGGGAGTCTTCGGAGGAGTTGAGGAATGCGATCAAGGAGGTGAGTAGGACGTTGGAGTACGCGGTGACGAGTGATGGATCGTCTGAGAAAAACTTTAGGGTGTTTATGGAAGACATAAAGGCTAATATCAAGAAAAAAGCAGGGGTGGCCTTTGATGTTCAAGACCAAACCATAGGCCATGTCTGGGCTCCCACAGCAGTTAAGCAGACAATTGTTAGCTTGTCTGGCAATTTAAACTAA
- the LOC121799126 gene encoding UDP-glycosyltransferase 86A1-like gives MASKKPHAIMVSFNLQGHIVPFVNLAIKLASKGITVTFAHLEFVHQQISQSQNSTQTDLFAAARASGLDIHYTTISDGFPLDHDRSANIDEWIANYRDRFPENVDELVRYLLQSDPSFNYFLVADTFCAWSEKIAEKYGLVNVSFWTEPALVFSLYYHLELLREKGHVPVNGRRETVDYVPGIRSINTRDFMSYFHDTELEVLHEYIFQAFDVVKTADFVLCNTVEELEAETISALRKKQPFYAIGPLFPPDFAVSNSLMPEASSGEWLNSKPPGSVLYVSFGSLATIDRRVILEIAGGLLVSGVNFVWVVRPGMVESGGGGVLPEGFEDVTRDRGVVVPWCSQKEVLCSRAIGGFLTHCGWNSILESVWCGVPMICYPLFTDQITNRKVVVDDWRVGINLCEGEHINKEEVAEKIEFVLSEKRSEELRKEIEKVRSTLEDAVTVNGSSERNFDGFVQQVRNKICRRCSH, from the coding sequence ATGGCGAGCAAGAAACCCCACGCGATAATGGTCTCATTTAACCTTCAAGGCCACATCGTTCCCTTCGTGAACCTCGCCATTAAACTTGCTTCCAAGGGAATCACCGTCACCTTCGCCCACCTCGAATTCGTCCACCAACAAATCTCCCAATCCCAAAACTCCACCCAAACAGACCTCTTCGCCGCTGCTCGCGCCTCCGGCCTCGACATCCACTACACAACCATCAGTGATGGCTTCCCCCTCGACCATGACCGCTCCGCCAACATAGACGAGTGGATAGCCAATTACCGCGACAGGTTCCCGGAAAACGTTGATGAACTGGTTAGATATTTATTGCAGTCCGATCCTTCGTTTAATTACTTCCTGGTCGCCGATACATTCTGCGCCTGGTCGGAGAAAATCGCGGAGAAGTATGGCCTGGTGAACGTTTCCTTCTGGACGGAGCCGGCTTTAGTCTTCTCGTTGTATTACCACTTGGAGCTTCTCCGGGAGAAGGGCCACGTTCCGGTTAACGGTCGCCGGGAAACGGTGGATTATGTGCCTGGAATCCGCTCCATCAATACTAGAGATTTCATGTCGTATTTCCACGATACTGAGCTCGAGGTGTTACATGAATACATTTTCCAAGCATTTGATGTTGTGAAAACCGCGGATTTTGTTCTCTGCAACACGGTGGAAGAGCTTGAAGCAGAGACGATATCTGCTCTGCGGAAAAAGCAGCCATTCTACGCCATCGGTCCTCTTTTTCCGCCTGATTTCGCCGTTTCTAATAGCCTCATGCCCGAAGCAAGCTCCGGGGAATGGCTGAATTCTAAGCCGCCTGGTTCTGTTTTGTATGTTTCATTTGGAAGCCTTGCAACCATTGATAGGAGAGTGATTCTAGAAATCGCGGGCGGTCTTTTAGTGAGCGGAGTGAATTTTGTGTGGGTTGTTCGGCCGGGGATGGTGGAATCCGGTGGGGGTGGGGTTCTGCCGGAGGGATTCGAGGATGTGACGAGAGACAGGGGGGTGGTAGTGCCGTGGTGCAGCCAGAAGGAGGTGCTGTGCAGCCGGGCAATCGGGGGGTTCTTGACTCATTGCGGATGGAACTCGATTCTTGAGAGTGTGTGGTGTGGAGTTCCCATGATTTGTTATCCGTTGTTTACGGATCAAATCACGAATAGGAAAGTGGTGGTGGATGATTGGAGAGTGGGGATTAATCTGTGCGAAGGGGAACATATCAATAAGGAGGAAGTTGCAGAAAAGATTGAGTTTGTGTTGAGTGAGAAAAGGTCGGAGGAATTGAGAAAGGAGATTGAAAAAGTGAGAAGCACACTTGAAGATGCAGTGACTGTGAATGGATCATCGGAGCGCAACTTTGATGGTTTTGTCCAGCAAGTGCGCAACAAAATTTGTAGGAGATGCTCTCATTAA